Genomic window (Oncorhynchus gorbuscha isolate QuinsamMale2020 ecotype Even-year unplaced genomic scaffold, OgorEven_v1.0 Un_scaffold_7444, whole genome shotgun sequence):
cactaggctaccctgccgtccctacactaaccactaggctaccctgccgtccctacactctaaccactaggctaacctgccgtccctacactctaaccactaggctaccctgcagtccctacactctaaccactaggccaccctgccgtccctacactctaaccactaggccaccctgccgtccctacactctaaccactaggctaccctgccgtccctacactctaaccactaggccaccctgccgtccctacactctgaccactaggccaccctgccgtccctacactctaaccactaggccaccctgccgtccctacactctgaccactaggctaccctgccgtccctacactctgaccactaggccaccctgccgtccctacactctaaccactagcatGAATATGAAGGATCAGCAACAACAAAGTGATTAAAGTGTTTGGTAATATTAAAAGGTTTTGTTATGAACAAGGCATCTGCCTCAATGACAGATGAGTTAACTTTTTTTTTGCCTAGAATTTCATTAAATGTACTTGGGTTTTTTTCATGGTATAGTTTCTTCTTTTTGTTTAGTTATGTGATTTCTATGTTTACCAATCTACTGTGTTGTCAGACATATCTGCTATTtcctttgcctcatccctctcagccACACAGTTTTTCCAATTAGAGTATAAACCAATTAGAGAGCCTAATTACTCTACCTTGTTTCTTGCTggcctcctcttcatcccccacCTCATCCTCAGTGACCTCTGACCCCGTGGTATACTCCTCATCCTCAGACAGCAGCGTCTGCTGCCTCTGACACGGGGCAAAGGGGGGCATATCAGGGTTTAGATAGTCTAGAcaccaaacagatctgggaccaggctatcacCATTGATCATTAACTAAGCATGAGGAGTTGGcaatgacagcacaaacagactggcccTCAGGCTTCTGGTGGTACAAAGGTATACTATGTCACTACTGTGATGTCAcgtcatacacacacaaacacaagtaaACAGACACGGACACTGCAGCACAATTACATTTGGAAACAATAAACGTTGATCTTACCAGTTGCCGGCTCCAGTTTTTCAACAGGGAAAACTGCAAAGCAATAGGTTGAGTTAGACTATAGTCTATTTGAAATAGGTTGAGTTAGACTATAGTCTATTTGATATAGGTTGAGTTAGACTATAGTCTATTTGATATAGGTTGAGTTAGACTATAGTCTATTTGATATAGGTTGAGTTAGACTATAGTCTATTTGATATAGGTTGAGTTAGACTATAGTCTATTTGATATAGGTTGAGTTAGACTATAGTCTATTTGAAATAGGTTGAGTTAGACTATAGTCTATTTGAAATAGGTTGAGTTAGACTATAGTCTATTTGATATAGGTTGAGTTAGACTATAGCCTATTTGATATAGGTTGAGTTAGACTATAGTCTATTTGATATAGGTTAAGTTAGACTATAGCCTATTTGATATAGGTTGAGTAAGACTATAGTCTATTTGAAATAGGTTGAGTTAGACTATAGTCTATTTGAAATAGGTTGAGTTAGACTATAGTCTATTTGATATAGGTTGAGTTAGACTATAGTCTATTTGAAATAGGTTGAGTTAGACTATAGTCTATTTGAAATAGGTTGAGTTAGACTATAGTCTATTTGATATAGGTTGAGTTAGACTATAGTCTATTTGAAATAGGTTGAGTTAGACTATAGTCTATTTGAAATAGGTTGAGTTAGACTATAGTCTATTTGATATAGGTTGAGTTAGACTATAGTCTATTTGAAATAGGTTGAGTTAGACTATAGTCTATTTGAAATAGGTTGAGTTAGACTATAGTCTATTTGAAATAGGTTGAGTTAGACTATAGTCTATTTGAAATAGGTTGAGTTAGACTATAGTCTATTTGATATAGGTTGAGTTAGACTATAGTCTATTTGAAATAGGTTGAGTTAGACTATAGTCTATTTGATATAGGTTGAGTTAGACTATAGTCTATTTGATATAGGTTGAGTTAGACTATAGTCTATTTGAAATAGGTTGAGTTAGACTATAGTCTATTTGAAATAGGTTGAGTTAGACTATAGTCTATTTGATATAGGTTGAGTTAGACTATAGTCTATTTGAAATAGGTTGAGTTAGACTATAGTCTATTTGAAATAGGTTGAGTTAGACTATAGTCTATTTGATATAGGTTGAGTTAGACTATAGTCTATTTGAAATAGGTTGAGTTAGACTATAGTCTATTTGAAATAGGTTGAGTTAGACTATAGTCTATTTGATATAGGTTGAGTTAGACTATAGTCTATTTGAAATAGGTTGAGTTAGACTATAGTCTATTTGATATAGGTTGAGTTAGACTATAGTCTATTTGATATAGGTTGAGTTAGACTATAGTCTATTTGAAATAGGTTGAGTTAGACTATAGTCTATTTGAAATAGGTTGAGTTAGACTATAGTCTATTTGAAATAGGTTGAGTTAGACTATAGTCTATTTGAAATAGGTTGAGTTAGACTATAGTCTATTTGAAATAGGTTGAGTTAGACTATAGTCTATTTGATATAGGTTGAGTTAGACTATAGTCTATTTGAAATAGGTTGAGTTAGACTATAGTCTATTTGAAATAGGTTGAGTTAGACTATAGTCTATTTGATATAGGTTGAGTTAGACTATAGTCTATTTGAAATAGGTTGAGTTAGACTATAGTCTATTTGAAATAGGTTGAGTTAGACTATAGTCTATTTGAAATAGGTTGAGTTAGACTATAGCCTATTTGATATAGGTTAGACTATAGTCTATTTGAAATAGGTTAGACTATAGTCTATTTGAAATAGGTTGAGTTAGACTATAGTCTATTTGATATAGGTTGAGTTAGACTATAGGCATATCTATGACTCCACAAATCAAGCGCAGGTCGACGTTTATTGTCAtcaatcttgccctggaggcaggaCTGAGTGATTTCTGAAGATGGGCCAGCTgtaaagtcaaaattggctatattgtataAATTCTTTAAAACAAAAAATTTGCTTTTGGCCTTCATTTAAAGTTTGTTTGATTAtatgcattagggttagcagtgtggttaggtttaaaatcagaggTTCTGTAGTAATGTAGCTAGTAGACAGATGTGTAGCCAGATGGGTATATCAATGAGGTctggttgtcattgtaaataacaagtTTGAGCAAACACACTAAAGTTTCTTAAAACATATAATTCTAGTTGTGAGTATGAATTTGATCTCAATTGACTTGcctggataaataaataaatagttgtAAACTCACGGTGGTACCCTCTACTCTCTGAAGTCCCAGAAGCCCCGGCTCTACCAGGATGTCACAGTCCAAAACCCGCTCCCCCCTCTCTGAACCACTAGAGGGGGAGTCTACAGGCCTGGCACATAGATACACAGAAAGAGAACAGGGCAGTATCACTAAAACGCAAAACCTACCATAAGatacaaaaatacacacacattttctTACCCTGTCTCTGGTAGGGGTGTGTTGggtacacacactgtctcttaccctgtctctggTAGGGGTGTGTTGggtacacacactgtctcttaccctgtctctggTAGGGGTGTGTTGggtacacacactgtctcttaccctgtctctggTAGGGGTGTGTTGggtacacacactgtctcttaccctgtctctggTAGGGGTGTGTTGggtacacacactgtctcttaccctgtctctggTAGGGGTGTGTTGggtacacacactgtctcttaccctgtctctggTAGGGGTGTGTTGggtacacacactgtctcttaccctgtctctggTAGGGGTGTGTTGcgtacacacactgtctcttaccctgtctctggTAGGGGTGTGTTGggtacacacactgtctctctaccctgtctctggtAGGGGTGTGTTGggtacacacactgtctcttaccctgtctctggTAGGGGTGTGTTGggtacacacactgtctcttaccctgtctctggTAGGGGTGTGTTGggtacacacactgtctcttaccctgtctctggTAGGGGTGTGTTGggtacacacactgtctcttaccctgtctctggTAGGGGTGTGTTGggtacacacactgtctcttaccctgtctctggTAGGGGTGTGTTGggtacacacactgtctcttaccctgtctctggTAGGGGTGTTGggtacacacactgtctcttaccctgtctctggTAGGGGCGTGTTGggtacacacactgtctcttaccctgtctctggTAGGGGCGTGTTGggtacacacactgtctcttaccctgtctctggTAGGGGTGTGTTGggtacacacactgtctcttaccctgtctctggTAGGGGTGTGTTGggtacacacactgtctctctgtgtagtagCAGGTCGTTGAGCAGTCTGGTCTGGGCTGAGTTTACCTGGTGGTCCCCAGTACAGTCTCCACTGTCTGACACATTCACTATGTGGTCCCGCACCTTACAgccctgagacagacagacacacaccgttTTGACAAGATTCAAGTGTGAAATGTGTCAAATATGTATTGTGTGAGATGCAGACTATTCAAAGCATGGTCACCTCACAACTCCAAGTGGGGTCAGTGTGTTCCTACCTTGGGAATGCTGGTGGGGTCAGTGTGTTCCTACCTTGGGCATGCTGGTGGGGTCAGTGTGGTCCTACCTTGGGCATGCTGGTGGGGTCAGTGTGGTCCTACCTTGGGCATGCTGGTGGGGTCAGTGTGTTCCTACCTTGGGCATGCTGGTGGGGTCAGTGTGGTCCTACCTTGGGCATGCTGGTGGGGTCAGTGTGTTCCTACCTTGGGCATGCTGGTGGGGTCAGTGTGGTCCTACCTTGGGCATGCTGGTGGGGTCAGTGTGGTCCTACCTTGGGCATGCTGGTGGGGTCAGTGTGGTCCTACCTTGGGCATGCTGGTGGGGTCAGTGTGTTCCTACCTTGGGCATGCTGGTGgggtcagtgtgtgagtgtggtcCTACCTTGGGCATGCCGGTGGGGTCAAAGCGTAGCGTCCTCTGGTTGCAGCAGGGGTAGATGCCCGTCccgtgccagccctgctctgtcCCCATGCCTGGGTACAACACAACCTCTGGGTGATACCGACAGTGGGACAGCtccgcacacacaaacacctggagacacacacacacacagtcttgttctGGATGCATTACACAATGCCTGGAGTATGCATGCATACACGCAAACAGCCCCCCCCCTACCTGTTGGCAGTGGGAGCAGGTGAGGTGGTTGATGGTTCCCCAGATCCTCCAGTAGACCAGCACCCAGGACTTCAGCTCCTCATACAGTCCTGTCATGTAATCATGGACCTCCCATCTCTTCTGCCTACAGACCAGAGGTAGTGATAGATCATGTACCTCCCATCTCTTCTGCCTACA
Coding sequences:
- the LOC124029724 gene encoding SANT and BTB domain regulator of class switch recombination-like; the encoded protein is MTGLYEELKSWVLVYWRIWGTINHLTCSHCQQVFVCAELSHCRYHPEVVLYPGMGTEQGWHGTGIYPCCNQRTLRFDPTGMPKGCKVRDHIVNVSDSGDCTGDHQVNSAQTRLLNDLLLHRETVCVPNTPLPETGPVDSPSSGSERGERVLDCDILVEPGLLGLQRVEGTTFSLLKNWSRQLRQQTLLSEDEEYTTGSEVTEDEVGDEEEASKKQAAKKAKKLSKPLKRQMSSPNFHRKEKAVEKTPSRDNTPFRVSAQKSKWDSSRSIRYNQDAQREEDQRRMVEIIGHLTKIRFGDQEQRKSKDTKDRAAGIYSRLEAQFKSSSQARGRQSGPEKTLRVKPRFSQARTT